The following are encoded together in the Bacillus sp. NP157 genome:
- a CDS encoding chloride channel protein: MQTPTPQVLPGGSIPVAPSLVSPLSSTRLPRPAVAVRRRTVWITGIAALVAIGVGLIAQALTALIGLVTHLAFYGTWNTNLVSPAGQRLGAWVILLPVVGGLVVGCMARWGSRAIRGHGIPEAMEQVLRNESRIPPAMTWLKPVSSAVAIGTGGPFGAEGPIIATGGALGSLVGQLIHVTADERKVLLAAGAAAGMSAVFAAPVAAVLLAIELLLFERRARSLIPVALAAVIGAAAHGYFEGTAPMFAMPSLAAPGTVALLVYVALGAVAGVASVGITRATYAVEDAFEKLPIHWMWWPAIGGLAVGLVGYVLPSTLGVGYGNISAVISGQLGLAAMAALCLMKFLSWVVALGSGTSGGTLAPLFTIGGALGGVLGTGVVMLAPNLGVDPRMAALVCMAAVFAGASRAFLTSVVFAFETTLQPHGLLPLLGACAAAYMVSGLMMRTTIMTEKIIRRGVRVPSDYSADFLDQVLVRDACSKDVVSLHVGQSLGDVRQWMSRGEAQASHQGYPVVDASGSPVGVLTRRDLLDGAHADDLAIGALVGRAPLGVLASHSLREAADHMVDADVGRLVVLDHAGKMVGFITRGDLLAAHRTRLRHATRTARHWSERSGQRVP, from the coding sequence ATGCAAACGCCCACTCCCCAGGTCCTGCCTGGGGGCTCGATCCCTGTTGCCCCTTCGCTGGTTTCGCCGTTGTCGTCGACGCGATTGCCGCGGCCTGCCGTGGCCGTCCGGCGGCGCACCGTGTGGATCACCGGCATCGCCGCGCTGGTCGCCATCGGCGTCGGCTTGATCGCGCAGGCGCTGACGGCGCTGATCGGCCTGGTAACGCACCTGGCCTTCTACGGCACGTGGAATACCAACCTCGTGAGCCCGGCCGGTCAAAGGCTCGGTGCATGGGTGATCCTGCTGCCCGTGGTGGGTGGCCTTGTCGTCGGCTGCATGGCGCGCTGGGGGTCGCGCGCGATCCGCGGGCACGGCATCCCCGAAGCCATGGAACAGGTGCTTCGCAACGAAAGTCGCATCCCGCCGGCGATGACCTGGCTGAAGCCGGTGTCGTCGGCCGTGGCGATCGGCACGGGTGGGCCCTTCGGTGCGGAAGGCCCGATCATCGCGACGGGTGGCGCACTGGGCTCACTGGTCGGTCAGTTGATCCACGTCACGGCGGACGAGCGCAAGGTGTTGCTCGCTGCCGGTGCCGCGGCGGGTATGTCGGCGGTGTTTGCCGCGCCGGTGGCCGCGGTCCTGCTGGCCATCGAGCTGTTGCTGTTCGAACGCCGCGCGCGATCGTTGATCCCCGTCGCGCTGGCAGCGGTGATCGGCGCGGCGGCGCATGGCTACTTCGAAGGCACGGCACCGATGTTCGCCATGCCATCGCTGGCCGCTCCCGGCACCGTCGCCCTTTTGGTCTACGTGGCCCTCGGTGCAGTGGCCGGCGTCGCCAGCGTCGGCATCACGCGCGCCACCTACGCCGTCGAGGATGCCTTCGAGAAGCTGCCGATCCACTGGATGTGGTGGCCAGCCATCGGTGGCCTGGCCGTCGGCCTCGTCGGTTACGTGCTGCCCTCGACGCTCGGCGTGGGCTACGGGAATATCTCGGCAGTGATCTCCGGGCAGTTGGGTCTCGCTGCCATGGCGGCGCTTTGCCTGATGAAGTTTCTTTCGTGGGTGGTCGCGCTGGGTAGCGGCACATCGGGTGGCACCCTCGCACCACTGTTCACCATCGGCGGTGCACTGGGTGGCGTGCTCGGCACCGGTGTTGTCATGCTCGCACCCAACCTTGGCGTGGATCCGCGGATGGCGGCGCTGGTCTGCATGGCCGCCGTATTCGCCGGCGCATCGCGTGCGTTCCTTACCTCGGTGGTATTTGCGTTCGAGACCACGCTGCAGCCGCATGGATTGCTGCCGTTGCTGGGTGCATGCGCAGCCGCCTACATGGTCTCCGGCCTGATGATGCGCACCACGATCATGACGGAGAAGATCATCCGTCGCGGCGTGCGCGTCCCATCCGATTACTCGGCGGACTTCCTCGACCAGGTGCTGGTGCGTGATGCGTGCAGCAAGGACGTGGTCAGCCTGCACGTCGGACAATCGCTCGGCGATGTGCGCCAGTGGATGTCCAGGGGCGAAGCGCAGGCGTCGCATCAGGGCTACCCGGTCGTCGACGCGAGCGGATCACCGGTAGGCGTACTCACCCGGCGCGACCTGCTCGACGGGGCCCACGCGGATGACCTGGCGATCGGTGCGCTGGTTGGACGCGCTCCGCTCGGCGTGCTTGCAAGCCATTCGCTGCGTGAGGCGGCGGATCACATGGTCGATGCCGACGTCGGTCGGCTGGTCGTGCTGGATCACGCTGGGAAGATGGTCGGCTTCATCACCCGCGGTGACCTGCTGGCTGCGCACCGCACACGCCTGCGACACGCGACACGGACGGCGCGGCACTGGTCGGAGCGGTCGGGGCAACGCGTGCCATAA
- a CDS encoding DUF4011 domain-containing protein: MDISIDATVSSKTGFASHQNAVPLLRDLVVTHRGTESLDDLVLVLAADLPFVEPRTWRLDHLGPGDSVRIADRDVKLDPSFLHGVSESIAARLSIRLMQGDTLLATAEYPVELLPKNQWGGAHYMPDLLAAFVMPNDPAVDRVLKGASTVLRRAGRKDAIDGYEGRSRTRSWELVSAIWSAVCGLRLSYTLPPASFEDNGQKVRTPSLALAGSVATCLDTALLFAAAIEQAGLNPLVILTRGHAFVGAWLQPQEFASLLTDDASAVRKRVELKELVVFETTLATEARAPGFGAAVEQGTRQLTDEDFILAIDIRRARMQRIKPLALDAGVQPAAPGADAPPAFEALEDAPRLPNFDVDVTPEPDTPAGKLELWQRKLLDLTTRNRLLHVPETAKAIRLVCPDPAMLEDRLAEGKRIRIVSMPDLAVGGRDPALYEQQSHENLRDEYARSALERSEVLATLEKGKLEAALVDMYRKARSDLDEGGANTLYLALGFLKWKKSADDPKTYSAPLILVPVGLERKSALSGVVMTLIDDEPRFNLTLLELLRHDFELVIPGLGGELPTDGSGIDVDGIWNTVRHAVRDVPGFEVVPELVLGTFSFAKYLMWKDLSDRTAQLLESPMVRHLLGKRDEAGTFESPGPFPRPEALDQSVDPADLFIPLPADSSQVAAVVASAEGHSFVLDGPPGTGKSQTIANMIAHNLALGRRVLFVAEKMAALDVVKRRLDERGLGEFCLELHSSKASKVDVLRQLERAWDTRDLLSDDEWQEEAGKVRLLRDRLNGLVGVLHRRRSNGMTIHEAIGIAVRDVTPATPRFAWPATTEHTVAQLAELRAVAERIDLNRPVLAATRGLALVNTSDWSNHWQEAIVASARSLATAIDACRADVQRTVAATRLPIDEAEPAGIGLLIAFTRLLAEAYGVDLRCVFAPTFTSVQATAQKALGLIHAYKAQEQGLSLRYSEDAVRRIAVAHVQAAWTEASGKFWFLATLAKKKVAKALAQDAASADLPDVAADLPKLAQMQPLLAQLDALAPELAGLPGWHGLGTDEARLKTVLNLGTNIRAALVALARSPEHLIELRKAAGTLLIDGNELLGAGGSVVDTAAHLKTTFDAFKEALATFAALAGTELDPDADLDTLQATCAAVIASERQLKAWCDWCRVRDHAHALGLQPLVARVEEGALPDTAVAMFEAAYARWFGSVAIDGEPLLRSFVAAEHLNEIEAFRRLDDQVAALTVRYIRAKLSGVIPAKNDVPKNGGYGVLKHELQKSRRHKPVRQLALEMGDAMAKLAPCMLMSPLSIAQYLPANQALFDLVIFDEASQIAPWDAIGSIARGSQVVIAGDPRQMPPTSFFNRTASADDDDTEEDLESILDECLGAGIPSHRLTWHYRSRHESLIAFSNHQYYDDELITFPAAETRPSAVEWRRVEGVYAKGKGRNNQREAEALVAETVKRLTDPAFIASKQTIGIITLNSDQQKLVNDLLDAARQRHPEIEPFFQQELAEPVIVKNLETVQGDERDVIMLGIGYGPTTPGANVMSMNFGPLNKEGGWRRLNVAVTRARREMLVFTSFDPAMIDLNRTSARAVGDLRHFIEFAQRGPRALAEAVRGSVGGHESPFERFVADGLRAKGWQVVPQIGVSRFRIDLGVVHPDRPGDYLVGVECDGATYHSAATARDRDKVRGAILQGLGWKLLRVWSTEWWVDREGALERLHLAMVALLEQSRRDAPSAPVPEADEPIAATDSTDPIV, translated from the coding sequence ATGGACATCAGCATCGACGCGACCGTCTCGAGCAAGACCGGTTTCGCTTCGCACCAGAATGCCGTCCCGCTGCTCCGCGACCTGGTCGTCACCCACCGCGGCACCGAGTCGCTCGACGACCTCGTGCTGGTGCTCGCCGCCGACCTCCCGTTCGTCGAACCCAGGACCTGGCGGCTCGACCATCTCGGGCCCGGGGACAGCGTGCGCATCGCCGATCGTGACGTGAAGCTCGATCCTTCCTTCCTGCACGGCGTGTCCGAGAGCATCGCGGCGCGACTCAGTATTCGCCTCATGCAGGGCGACACGCTGCTCGCGACGGCGGAGTACCCGGTCGAACTGCTGCCGAAGAACCAGTGGGGCGGCGCCCATTACATGCCCGACCTGCTCGCCGCCTTCGTCATGCCCAACGACCCGGCGGTCGACCGCGTGCTCAAGGGCGCGTCCACCGTGCTGCGCAGGGCGGGCAGGAAAGACGCCATCGACGGTTACGAAGGCCGCTCGCGCACGCGCAGCTGGGAGCTGGTCTCGGCGATCTGGTCCGCCGTCTGCGGGCTCCGGCTCAGCTACACCCTGCCGCCGGCGAGCTTCGAAGACAACGGCCAGAAGGTGCGCACGCCGAGCCTGGCGCTCGCGGGCAGCGTCGCCACCTGCCTGGATACGGCGTTGTTGTTCGCGGCGGCCATCGAGCAGGCCGGCCTGAACCCGCTGGTGATCCTTACCCGGGGACACGCTTTCGTCGGCGCCTGGCTGCAGCCACAGGAGTTCGCCAGCCTGCTGACCGACGACGCGAGCGCCGTGCGCAAGCGGGTCGAGCTGAAGGAACTGGTGGTGTTCGAGACGACGCTGGCCACCGAGGCGCGTGCGCCGGGTTTCGGTGCCGCGGTGGAGCAGGGCACCCGCCAGCTCACCGACGAGGACTTCATCCTCGCCATCGACATTCGCCGCGCCCGCATGCAGCGGATCAAGCCGCTCGCCCTCGATGCCGGCGTTCAGCCGGCCGCGCCCGGTGCCGATGCCCCGCCGGCGTTCGAAGCGCTCGAAGATGCACCGCGACTGCCGAACTTCGACGTCGACGTCACGCCCGAACCGGACACGCCGGCCGGCAAGCTGGAGCTGTGGCAGCGCAAGCTGCTCGACCTCACCACCCGCAACCGCCTGCTGCACGTGCCGGAGACGGCGAAGGCGATCCGCCTGGTCTGCCCGGACCCGGCCATGCTCGAAGACCGCCTCGCCGAGGGCAAGCGGATCCGCATCGTCTCCATGCCCGACCTCGCGGTGGGCGGTCGCGATCCCGCGCTCTACGAACAGCAGAGCCACGAAAACCTCCGCGACGAATACGCCCGCAGCGCGCTGGAGCGCTCCGAAGTGCTCGCGACGCTGGAGAAGGGCAAGCTGGAAGCCGCGCTGGTTGACATGTACCGCAAGGCGCGCAGCGATCTTGACGAAGGCGGCGCGAACACGCTTTACCTCGCGCTCGGTTTCCTGAAATGGAAGAAGTCGGCCGACGATCCGAAGACCTATTCGGCGCCGCTGATCCTCGTGCCGGTCGGGCTGGAACGCAAAAGCGCCTTGTCCGGCGTCGTCATGACCCTCATCGACGACGAACCCCGCTTCAACCTCACCCTGCTGGAACTGCTGCGTCACGACTTCGAGCTGGTGATCCCCGGCCTCGGCGGTGAACTGCCGACCGATGGCAGTGGCATCGACGTCGACGGCATCTGGAACACCGTGCGCCATGCCGTGCGCGACGTGCCGGGTTTCGAAGTGGTTCCCGAGCTGGTCCTGGGCACGTTCTCGTTCGCGAAGTACCTGATGTGGAAAGACCTGTCCGACCGCACCGCGCAGCTGCTCGAAAGCCCGATGGTCAGGCACCTGCTCGGCAAGCGCGACGAGGCCGGTACGTTCGAATCGCCGGGGCCGTTCCCCCGCCCGGAGGCACTCGACCAGTCGGTCGACCCGGCGGACCTGTTCATCCCCTTGCCGGCGGATTCCTCGCAGGTCGCGGCCGTGGTCGCCTCCGCCGAAGGACACAGTTTCGTCCTCGACGGTCCGCCCGGCACGGGCAAGTCGCAGACCATCGCCAACATGATCGCGCACAACCTGGCCCTTGGCCGGCGTGTGTTGTTCGTCGCAGAAAAGATGGCGGCGCTCGACGTGGTGAAGCGTCGCCTCGACGAGCGGGGGCTGGGTGAATTCTGCCTGGAACTGCATTCCAGCAAGGCCTCCAAGGTCGACGTGCTCAGGCAGCTGGAACGTGCGTGGGATACGCGCGACCTGCTTTCGGACGACGAATGGCAGGAGGAGGCGGGCAAGGTCCGGCTCCTGCGCGATCGTTTGAACGGCCTGGTTGGTGTGTTGCATCGGCGTCGTTCGAACGGCATGACCATCCACGAAGCGATCGGTATCGCCGTGCGCGACGTTACCCCGGCCACGCCGCGCTTCGCGTGGCCCGCGACGACCGAGCACACGGTGGCGCAGCTGGCCGAGTTGCGCGCGGTGGCCGAGCGCATCGACCTGAATCGTCCGGTGCTCGCGGCGACCCGCGGACTCGCGCTGGTCAACACCAGCGACTGGTCGAACCACTGGCAGGAAGCGATCGTGGCCAGCGCGCGGTCGCTTGCCACCGCCATCGATGCCTGCCGTGCCGACGTCCAGCGCACCGTCGCCGCGACCCGCCTGCCGATCGACGAGGCCGAGCCCGCGGGCATAGGCCTGTTGATCGCTTTCACCCGCTTGCTCGCCGAGGCCTACGGCGTCGACCTGCGCTGCGTCTTCGCGCCGACCTTCACCTCGGTGCAGGCCACGGCGCAGAAAGCGCTGGGCCTGATCCACGCCTATAAGGCGCAGGAGCAGGGGCTTTCGCTGCGTTACAGCGAGGACGCCGTGCGGCGCATCGCGGTGGCGCACGTCCAGGCCGCGTGGACCGAAGCGAGCGGTAAATTCTGGTTCCTCGCCACGCTGGCGAAGAAGAAGGTGGCGAAGGCGCTTGCGCAGGATGCGGCATCGGCCGACTTGCCCGACGTCGCCGCCGACCTGCCAAAGCTCGCCCAGATGCAGCCGTTGCTGGCCCAGCTGGATGCACTGGCGCCGGAACTTGCCGGCCTGCCGGGCTGGCATGGCCTCGGCACCGACGAAGCCAGGCTGAAGACGGTGCTGAACCTCGGCACGAACATCCGCGCCGCGCTCGTCGCGCTCGCGCGTTCACCCGAACACCTGATCGAGCTGCGCAAGGCGGCGGGGACCCTGCTGATCGATGGCAACGAATTGCTCGGCGCCGGCGGCAGCGTGGTCGATACGGCGGCACACCTGAAAACGACCTTCGATGCGTTCAAGGAGGCATTGGCGACCTTCGCCGCGCTGGCCGGAACGGAGCTCGACCCGGATGCCGACCTCGACACGCTGCAGGCGACCTGCGCGGCAGTGATCGCCAGCGAGCGACAGCTGAAGGCGTGGTGTGACTGGTGTCGTGTCCGCGACCATGCCCATGCGCTTGGGCTGCAGCCGCTGGTCGCACGGGTGGAAGAGGGTGCGCTGCCCGACACCGCCGTGGCGATGTTCGAGGCGGCCTATGCGCGCTGGTTCGGCAGCGTGGCCATCGACGGCGAGCCGCTGTTGCGCAGCTTCGTCGCCGCGGAACACCTCAACGAGATCGAGGCATTCCGCCGGCTGGACGACCAGGTCGCGGCGCTGACCGTGCGCTATATCCGGGCGAAACTGAGTGGCGTCATCCCGGCGAAGAACGACGTGCCGAAGAACGGCGGCTATGGCGTGCTGAAGCACGAGCTGCAGAAGTCGCGGCGGCACAAGCCCGTTCGCCAGCTCGCGCTGGAAATGGGCGACGCCATGGCGAAGCTCGCGCCGTGCATGCTGATGAGCCCGCTGTCGATCGCGCAGTATCTGCCGGCCAACCAGGCTTTGTTTGACCTGGTGATCTTCGACGAAGCCTCGCAGATCGCACCGTGGGATGCGATCGGCTCGATCGCCCGTGGCTCGCAGGTGGTGATCGCAGGCGACCCGCGGCAGATGCCGCCGACCAGCTTCTTCAACCGGACGGCCAGCGCGGACGACGATGACACCGAGGAAGACCTCGAGAGCATCCTCGACGAGTGCCTCGGTGCGGGTATCCCCAGCCATCGACTGACCTGGCACTACCGCAGCCGGCATGAAAGCCTCATCGCGTTTTCCAACCACCAGTATTACGACGACGAACTGATTACGTTCCCGGCGGCGGAAACCCGTCCGAGCGCGGTGGAGTGGCGCCGCGTGGAAGGCGTGTACGCGAAGGGGAAGGGACGCAACAACCAGCGCGAGGCCGAGGCACTGGTCGCCGAGACGGTGAAGCGGCTGACCGACCCGGCGTTCATCGCCTCGAAGCAGACCATCGGCATCATCACGCTCAACAGCGACCAGCAGAAGCTGGTGAACGACCTGCTCGACGCGGCGCGCCAGCGGCACCCGGAGATCGAACCGTTCTTCCAGCAGGAACTGGCCGAACCGGTGATCGTGAAGAACCTGGAGACGGTGCAGGGTGACGAGCGTGACGTGATCATGCTCGGCATCGGCTACGGTCCGACGACGCCGGGTGCGAATGTCATGTCGATGAATTTCGGCCCGCTGAACAAGGAAGGCGGCTGGCGGCGCCTCAACGTCGCGGTCACCCGTGCCCGCCGCGAAATGCTGGTGTTCACCTCGTTCGACCCGGCGATGATCGACCTGAACCGGACCTCGGCGCGCGCCGTCGGCGACCTCAGGCATTTCATCGAGTTCGCGCAGCGCGGGCCACGCGCATTGGCCGAAGCGGTGCGCGGCTCGGTCGGCGGCCACGAGTCGCCGTTCGAACGCTTCGTCGCCGACGGGCTGCGCGCGAAGGGCTGGCAGGTCGTGCCGCAGATCGGCGTGTCGCGCTTCCGCATCGACCTCGGCGTCGTACATCCGGACCGGCCCGGCGACTACCTCGTCGGCGTGGAATGCGATGGCGCGACCTACCACAGCGCCGCGACCGCGCGCGATCGCGACAAGGTCCGTGGCGCCATCCTGCAAGGCCTGGGCTGGAAACTGTTGCGGGTGTGGTCGACCGAGTGGTGGGTGGACAGGGAAGGTGCGCTGGAGCGGCTGCACCTGGCCATGGTCGCGCTGCTCGAGCAGTCACGCCGTGATGCGCCTTCGGCGCCGGTCCCCGAGGCGGATGAGCCGATCGCCGCTACCGATTCAACCGATCCGATCGTTTAA
- a CDS encoding low affinity iron permease family protein: MPSPSLFNRVTTWAASAAGTPAASIGAAALVAVWAACGPVFHYSETWQLVINTGTTIVTFLMVFLIQSSQNRDSCAVHLKLDEIIGALKNADDELMDLESLDQKTLDRIHSEYLKRAETARASKQDTDQLLPADDAP, from the coding sequence ATGCCCAGCCCATCCCTGTTCAATCGCGTGACCACCTGGGCTGCGAGCGCCGCTGGTACGCCGGCCGCGTCGATCGGCGCTGCCGCCCTGGTCGCGGTGTGGGCCGCTTGTGGGCCGGTCTTCCATTACTCGGAGACCTGGCAGCTCGTGATCAACACGGGCACCACCATCGTGACGTTCCTGATGGTGTTCCTCATCCAGAGTTCGCAGAACCGGGACTCGTGCGCCGTCCATCTCAAGCTGGATGAAATCATCGGCGCGCTCAAGAACGCCGACGATGAGCTGATGGACCTGGAAAGCCTCGACCAGAAAACGCTCGATCGGATCCACAGCGAGTATCTCAAGCGGGCCGAGACAGCACGGGCGTCGAAGCAGGATACCGACCAGCTATTGCCTGCCGACGATGCCCCCTGA
- a CDS encoding alpha-ketoglutarate-dependent dioxygenase AlkB — translation MNDLFGAGQGERIELADADVRLFSAALTAEEADFAFRKLLEQTPWESREIVIFGSRRMQPRQMAWYGDTGASYRYSGTRFDPLPWTGLLDTLRRRVETLGKASFNSVLLNLYRDGNDSMGWHSDDEPELGPEPLIASLSLGATRDFLLRSRRDTSAAKVRLPLGHGSLLLMAGQTQRNWQHAINKVARVSGPRINLTFRTVSGRAAGTRNSG, via the coding sequence ATGAATGATCTGTTCGGCGCAGGCCAGGGGGAACGCATCGAACTCGCCGACGCCGATGTTCGCCTGTTCTCGGCCGCGCTGACGGCGGAGGAAGCGGACTTCGCGTTCCGCAAGCTTCTCGAGCAGACACCGTGGGAATCCAGGGAGATCGTTATCTTCGGCAGCCGGCGCATGCAGCCGCGGCAAATGGCGTGGTATGGCGATACCGGAGCGTCCTATCGTTACTCCGGCACACGCTTCGATCCCCTGCCCTGGACCGGCCTGCTGGACACGCTGCGTCGGCGCGTGGAAACCCTCGGCAAAGCCTCGTTCAACAGCGTGCTGCTGAACCTCTATCGCGACGGCAACGACTCCATGGGCTGGCACAGCGATGACGAGCCCGAACTTGGCCCGGAGCCGCTGATTGCATCGTTGAGCCTCGGTGCAACACGCGACTTCCTGTTGCGCTCGCGTCGCGATACAAGTGCCGCGAAGGTCCGGCTACCGCTTGGCCACGGGAGCCTCCTGCTGATGGCCGGGCAAACCCAGCGTAACTGGCAGCATGCGATCAACAAGGTCGCCCGAGTGAGCGGGCCACGTATCAATCTTACGTTCCGGACGGTAAGCGGGCGCGCTGCTGGGACGCGGAACAGCGGTTAG
- a CDS encoding trypsin-like serine protease, protein MKWTLALCLLAFSATAGAVIKRADVDDARYRIPTSSFPALVDMPGEGHGVLIAPRWVVTAAHAAPMHMEGMDDDVSIGGVPRKVRRVVVYPGYKRLPNEIVNDALASGDLSKISAFLAASNDIALVELDAPVTDIAPVPLYRGTQEVGKTAELFGKGATGNGDKGQDAHSDHRTVLRHAFNVVVSADDHYVSYRFDPPPAALPLEGITGSGDSGGPLTVGEGIQRQLIGLASWSKYPPGHPFWKTWNPSRPFVEGLYGVEVYAVRISSYAKWIDGVMSAPDNGQNP, encoded by the coding sequence ATGAAATGGACCCTCGCACTTTGCCTGCTTGCCTTCTCGGCCACTGCGGGCGCCGTTATCAAGCGAGCGGACGTCGACGACGCCAGGTATCGCATCCCCACCTCGTCGTTCCCCGCGCTGGTGGACATGCCGGGTGAAGGCCACGGAGTCCTCATCGCTCCGCGCTGGGTCGTGACCGCCGCACACGCGGCCCCGATGCACATGGAAGGCATGGATGACGACGTGTCCATCGGTGGCGTGCCGCGCAAGGTCAGGCGCGTCGTCGTTTATCCCGGCTACAAAAGGCTACCCAACGAAATCGTCAACGACGCGCTTGCCTCGGGCGACCTGTCGAAGATTTCCGCCTTCCTTGCTGCATCCAACGACATCGCCCTCGTCGAACTCGACGCGCCCGTGACCGATATCGCACCCGTGCCGCTCTACCGCGGGACGCAGGAAGTCGGCAAGACGGCCGAGCTGTTCGGCAAGGGTGCCACCGGGAATGGCGACAAGGGCCAGGACGCGCACAGCGACCATCGCACGGTGCTCCGCCACGCATTCAACGTGGTGGTGTCGGCCGACGATCACTACGTCTCCTATCGATTCGATCCACCGCCGGCCGCCCTGCCCCTCGAAGGCATCACCGGAAGCGGGGATAGCGGCGGCCCGCTGACCGTCGGCGAAGGAATCCAGCGCCAGCTCATCGGCCTCGCGTCCTGGAGCAAATACCCGCCGGGTCATCCGTTCTGGAAGACGTGGAATCCGTCCCGTCCGTTTGTGGAAGGGCTTTATGGTGTCGAGGTCTATGCCGTCCGGATCTCGAGCTACGCGAAATGGATCGATGGCGTGATGTCCGCCCCGGACAACGGCCAAAATCCATAG
- a CDS encoding TetR/AcrR family transcriptional regulator has product MGISDRKSRQVAEREARILAAARTIAENEGWPAVTVRRLAADIEYSQPVLYSHFENRDAIVAAVAIEGFAELAVALGDAARGARLPEKALAKVAQAYLDFASDRPALYEAMFVLTTTLHFAAADTPAALRAAFDALVAVVAPFAQDVEAATETVWAALHGMAELDRSGRVRPQARAARLRFLVRMVTAAK; this is encoded by the coding sequence ATGGGCATCTCAGATCGGAAAAGTCGACAGGTCGCCGAACGCGAGGCGCGGATCCTCGCCGCCGCCCGCACCATCGCGGAAAATGAAGGCTGGCCAGCCGTGACCGTGCGTCGCCTCGCGGCCGACATCGAGTACAGCCAGCCCGTGCTGTATAGCCACTTCGAAAATCGCGACGCGATCGTGGCGGCGGTGGCGATCGAAGGCTTCGCCGAACTGGCCGTGGCGCTTGGCGATGCAGCGCGTGGCGCGAGGTTGCCGGAGAAGGCCCTGGCGAAAGTGGCGCAGGCGTATCTCGATTTCGCGTCCGACCGCCCTGCTCTCTACGAGGCCATGTTCGTCCTGACCACGACCCTGCATTTTGCGGCAGCGGATACGCCGGCAGCATTGCGTGCCGCGTTCGACGCACTGGTCGCCGTCGTCGCACCGTTCGCCCAGGACGTCGAAGCCGCGACCGAGACCGTATGGGCAGCGCTGCACGGCATGGCCGAGCTGGATCGGTCCGGTCGCGTGCGTCCGCAAGCGCGAGCCGCGCGCCTGCGCTTCCTCGTGCGGATGGTCACGGCGGCAAAATAG
- a CDS encoding DUF4267 domain-containing protein — protein MAVLLALAILVIGALYLFRPVATTSSFGLPLPAMGDNVPWWLRLKGVRDVASGITVLAVLATCPPYACGVVLLALTITPLGDMTLILLARGSAQRALGIHGVTALVMILTALALLNLGQ, from the coding sequence ATGGCGGTGCTTCTCGCCCTCGCCATCCTCGTCATCGGCGCTCTTTACCTGTTCCGGCCCGTCGCCACGACGAGCAGCTTCGGCCTGCCGCTTCCCGCCATGGGCGATAACGTCCCATGGTGGCTGCGCCTCAAAGGGGTGCGCGATGTCGCGTCGGGTATCACCGTGCTCGCCGTCCTCGCGACGTGTCCGCCTTACGCCTGCGGCGTCGTGCTGCTGGCATTGACCATCACGCCGCTCGGCGACATGACGCTGATCCTGCTTGCCAGGGGCTCGGCGCAGCGCGCCCTTGGGATCCACGGGGTGACCGCGCTGGTGATGATCCTGACGGCCTTGGCGTTGCTCAACCTGGGACAGTGA